In the Leptospira sp. WS4.C2 genome, one interval contains:
- the creC gene encoding two-component system sensor histidine kinase CreC, with translation MRPRYMETVEESLNDTAHILSAIVEEKLEQNPRTYLKFQDTLHSLFSPVFENTNKRSFKAKIYSLLKTNTDIQVYITNAKGMVIFDSEGYREGLDYSKFNDVYLTLQGKYGARSSKLLDKEGEGALFVASPIRYKNQIIAVLTVIKPKTGVIPFIEEAKRKFWRISLLVASSIAILFSLLAYLIFRPILRLSQYVSSLRKKEKVVFPKIGIRELNELGQEVDLLVEEIEGKKYIESYVQTLTHEIKSPLSSILASVELLHTHPNESERLTKNIQEEAKRIQNLIEQLLELSFLEGKKEISLEDRVFIHGLVEEVISDFQSELQWKSIFVVIQCADTTWEIKGNRNYLYLAIKNLIRNSIDFASANDTINIEIHKEPDNSVKLSVLDEGQKIPDYALTRVTEKFYSLPRPTNNRKSSGLGLSIVSQIVELHGGKLEIKNRDLRGVIVSVWFPKN, from the coding sequence TTATATGGAAACTGTAGAGGAGTCGTTAAACGATACAGCTCATATTTTGTCTGCGATAGTGGAAGAAAAATTAGAACAAAATCCTCGAACCTACTTAAAGTTCCAAGATACCCTTCATTCTCTATTTTCACCTGTTTTTGAGAACACAAACAAACGTTCTTTTAAAGCAAAGATCTATTCTCTTTTGAAAACCAATACAGACATTCAAGTTTATATCACCAATGCAAAAGGGATGGTGATATTTGATTCCGAAGGCTACAGAGAAGGACTCGACTATTCTAAGTTTAACGATGTGTATTTGACTCTCCAAGGAAAGTATGGAGCAAGATCGAGTAAACTCCTTGATAAGGAAGGGGAAGGTGCTTTGTTTGTAGCCTCTCCCATTCGATATAAAAATCAAATCATTGCAGTTCTCACTGTCATCAAACCAAAAACCGGTGTGATTCCCTTTATTGAAGAGGCCAAAAGAAAGTTTTGGAGAATTTCACTCCTTGTTGCTTCTTCCATTGCCATCCTGTTTAGTTTGCTTGCTTATTTGATTTTTCGGCCCATCTTAAGACTTTCCCAGTATGTGAGTTCACTTCGAAAAAAAGAGAAAGTTGTGTTCCCCAAAATTGGAATTCGTGAATTGAACGAACTGGGACAAGAGGTGGACTTACTCGTCGAAGAAATTGAAGGAAAAAAATATATAGAATCTTATGTGCAAACCTTAACTCATGAAATAAAAAGTCCACTTTCCTCGATTCTTGCCTCTGTAGAACTTTTACATACACATCCCAACGAATCAGAACGACTCACCAAAAATATACAGGAAGAAGCAAAACGAATTCAGAACCTCATTGAACAATTGTTAGAACTTTCTTTTTTGGAAGGAAAAAAAGAGATCTCTTTGGAAGATAGAGTTTTCATCCATGGGTTAGTCGAGGAAGTGATTTCTGATTTCCAATCCGAATTACAATGGAAATCCATTTTTGTAGTGATTCAGTGCGCAGATACAACTTGGGAAATCAAGGGGAACCGCAATTATTTGTATTTAGCCATAAAAAATCTGATCAGAAACTCGATTGATTTTGCGAGCGCAAACGATACGATAAACATAGAAATTCATAAAGAACCAGACAATTCTGTAAAATTATCTGTGTTGGACGAAGGCCAGAAGATTCCTGATTATGCACTGACTCGGGTGACAGAAAAATTCTATTCGTTACCAAGACCAACTAACAATCGTAAAAGTTCTGGTTTGGGCCTTAGCATTGTAAGCCAAATTGTGGAATTACACGGTGGTAAGTTGGAAATTAAGAACCGTGACCTTCGCGGGGTTATCGTTTCCGTTTGGTTCCCAAAAAATTAG